The following proteins are co-located in the Doryrhamphus excisus isolate RoL2022-K1 chromosome 3, RoL_Dexc_1.0, whole genome shotgun sequence genome:
- the LOC131126562 gene encoding ADP-ribosylation factor 5 — MGLTMSVLFAKLFGKKQMRILMVGLDAAGKTTILYKLKLGEIVTTIPTIGFNVETVEYKNICFTVWDVGGQDKIRPLWRHYFQNTQGLIFVVDSNDRERVAESADELSKMIQEDELKDAVLLVFANKQDLPNALDVSQLTEKLGLNNLRSRTWHMQPTCATQGTGLYEGLDWLSNELAKH, encoded by the exons ATGGGTCTGACGATGTCGGTGTTGTTTGCGAAGCTGTTTGGCAAGAAGCAGATGCGGATACTGATGG TGGGCCTGGACGCAGCCGGCAAAACTACCATTTTGTACAAACTGAAGCTGGGGGAGATAGTCACCACCATCCCAACCATCG GGTTCAACGTGGAGACGGTGGAGTACAAGAACATCTGCTTCACCGTCTGGGATGTGGGCGGTCAGGACAAGATCCGACCCCTGTGGAGACATTACTTCCAGAACACGCAG GGTCTGATCTTTGTGGTGGACAGCAACGACAGGGAGCGTGTGGCCGAGTCGGCGGATGAGCTTTCCAAGATG ATCCAGGAGGACGAGCTGAAGGATGCCGTGCTGCTGGTGTTTGCCAACAAACAGGATCTTCCCAACGCTCTGGACGTCAGCCAACTCACAGAAAAACTGGGCCTGAACAACCTGCGCAGCCGGACC TGGCACATGCAGCCCACCTGCGCCACCCAGGGGACGGGTCTGTACGAGGGCCTGGACTGGCTGTCCAACGAGCTGGCCAAACACTAG
- the lamtor4 gene encoding ragulator complex protein LAMTOR4: MTTAALTAGLERIPDQLGYLVISEDGVLASSGELENDEHTAGVLMQMVRTASRFRLSGSTDVPFKRMSVVLDDFVYAVTVSGQKVFVVKRQNNPQEAISV; encoded by the exons ATG ACCACGGCGGCCCTGACTGCGGGTCTGGAACGGATTCCGGACCAGCTCGGGTATCTGGTGATCAGCGAGGACGGGGTTCTGGCC TCTTCAGGTGAGCTGGAAAACGACGAGCACACGGCGGGTGTGCTGATGCAGATGGTCCGCACCGCCAGTCGCTTCCGGTTGTCGGGATCCACTGACGTGCCCTTCAAACGCATGTcag tggttCTGGATGATTTTGTTTACGCAGTGACGGTTTCCGGTCAGAAGGTTTTTGTGGTGAAGCGTCAGAACAACCCACAGGAAGCAATCAGTGTGTAG
- the gcc1 gene encoding GRIP and coiled-coil domain-containing protein 1: MEKFGMSFGGGPSRKELLEAVECQKKQLVQYQSRLKDVVCAYKSLLKEKEALEASLKVLSVSQDVEQKRERWDEAIVLREEGVEVSAETPEPSHEVTEEAVGEPGGLNPTEEKAVESDSVGAELRQAPPTHDEEAERRIMQLKNQLGTLTNALATVTQEKSRMEASFQADKRQLKQEVEELQDRLLAVTTQQEAERRGLQQQLAESRARVIMQQHEREREQSDQLQQLQELQKILQEERDLRQDTELRLHEANGVLLTASHATDRGSELEVDLRQAREERDDLRRKFQAAKEEREKEDPRLEQLQQEVCQLKRRLQDQIHDQSHKASQEEERAHGAELRVAGLEQRVSELSDLLGSCEKARQRDQQASQKLRERMVQLDTENKTLALAASSRSMYDLSLDDSQLDVTALKEKLAKVKKLLLAAQRNSHQVPNAKTESEAEPGEDAATYQQALRQLKEELEHYKLRAHATSKSKNPKDGCQARELEEVREQLGELREKYINLRRDADQAAAAHRRQREHQQQHVAALVHSHRRDVERNDGVHREELLSLETELHKQRERTMALLEEKDQELERLRAVALTRDSLIQSTAPAGKTEENDRAEEEGETDTIGQALWRATPTEPTLLLYAEQLARKEVEAGTLRRHKRQLEDDVHRLHAKLLANAERHDEETHQLQTQLDKLIRDHKREGSSMEYLKNVIFKFLTLQDANGRQQTLNAILSILHFSPQEKHAVLRQQVVSWWSTNKR, encoded by the exons ATGGAGAAGTTCGGGATGAGTTTTGGGGGCGGTCCCAGCAGGAAAGAGCTCCTGGAAGCTGTGGAGTGCCAGAAGAAGCAGCTGGTTCAGTACCAAAGCCGCTTGAAGGACGTGGTCTGTGCATACAAAAGCCTGCTGAAGGAAAAGGAGGCCCTGGAGGCCAGTCTGAAGGTCTTAAGTGTGTCCCAGGATGTTGAGCAGAAGCGGGAGCGTTGGGACGAGGCCATCGTCCTCCGGGAGGAAGGTGTGGAAGTATCAGCAGAGACTCCAGAACCTAGCCACGAAGTGACAGAGGAAGCTGTAGGAGAGCCAGGAGGTCTTAACCCCACGGAAGAGAAGGCTGTTGAGAGCGACAGTGTGGGGGCGGAGCTGCGCCAGGCCCCACCTACTCACGATGAGGAGGCGGAGCGCCGAATCATGCAACTCAAGAACCAACTGGGCACGCTCACCAATGCCTTGGCCACCGTGACGCAGGAGAAGTCTCGCATGGAGGCCAGCTTCCAGGCTGACAAGCGCCAGCTGAAGCAGGAGGTGGAGGAACTGCAGGACCGCCTTCTTGCTGTGACCACGCAGCAGGAGGCGGAGCGGCGTGGCCTCCAGCAGCAGTTGGCAGAGAGCCGCGCTCGCGTCATCATGCAGCAGCACGAACGGGAGCGGGAGCAAAGCGACCAGTTGCAGCAGCTGCAGGAGCTGCAGAAGATCCTGCAAGAGGAACGAGACCTGCGACAGGACACCGAGCTCCGCCTCCATGAGGCCAACGGCGTCCTCCTCACGGCCTCGCACGCCACGGACCGCGGGTCTGAGTTAGAGGTTGACTTGAGGCAGGCGCGAGAGGAGCGAGATGATCTGAGGAGAAAGTTTCAGGCTGCCAAGGAGGAGCGGGAGAAGGAGGATCCCAGACTGGAGCAGCTCCAGCAGGAAGTCTGCCAGCTGAAGCGGCGTCTCCAGGACCAGATACACGACCAGAGCCACAAG GCAAGTCAAGAGGAGGAGCGTGCACATGGCGCAGAACTGCGGGTGGCGGGTCTGGAGCAGCGTGTGTCAGAGCTGTCGGATCTTCTGGGTTCCTGTGAGAAGGCGAGGCAGCGAGACCAGCAGGCGTCTCAGAAGCTTCGAGAGCGGATGGTGCAGCTGGACACGGAGAACAAAACGCTCGCCCTCGCCGCCTCCAGCAGATCGATGTACGACCTCAGCCTGGACGACTCCCAGCTGGACGTGACTGCGCTGAAAGAGAAACTGGCCAAGGTGAAGAAGTTGCTGCTGGCGGCCCAGAGGAACTCGCACCAGGTGCCAAACGCCAAGACCGAAAGCGAGGCGGAACCCGGCGAAGACGCCGCCACGTACCAGCAGGCGCTTCGCCAGCTAAAGGAGGAGCTGGAGCACTACAAGCTCAGAGCGCACGCCACATCCAAGAGCAAAAACCCCAAAGATGGCTGCCAGGCCCGTGAGCTGGAGGAAGTGCGTGAGCAGCTGGGGGAGCTGCGGGAGAAGTACATTAACCTGCGGCGTGACGCCGACCAGGCTGCTGCCGCACACCGCCGCCAGCGAGAACACCAGCAGCAGCACGTGGCGGCGCTGGTGCACAGCCACAGACGGGACGTGGAACGTAACGACGGCGTGCACCGCGAAGAGCTCCTGAGTCTGGAGACGGAGCTCCACAAACAGAGGGAGAGGACGATGGCGCTGCTGGAGGAAAAAGACCAGGAGCTGGAGCGCCTGAGAGCCGTGGCGCTGACCCGCGACTCCCTCATACAGAGCACGGCCCCCGCCGGCAAGACGGAAGAGAACGACCGTGCCGAGGAGGAGGGCGAGACGGACACTATCGGCCAAGCGCTGTGGCGAGCCACGCCCACCGAACCCACGCTGCTCCTGTACGCCGAGCAGCTGGCTAGAAAGGAAGTGGAGGCCGGCACGCTGAGGCGGCACAAGCGGCAGCTGGAGGACGACGTCCACCGGCTGCACGCCAAACTTCTGGCCAACGCCGAACGCCATGATGAAGAAACGCACCAACTCCAAACACAGCTGGACAAACTGATCCGGGACCACAAGCGTGAGGGTTCCAGCATGGAGTACCTGAAGAACGTCATCTTCAAGTTCCTGACGCTGCAGGACGCCAACGGCAGGCAGCAGACGCTCAACGCCATCCTCAGCATCCTGCACTTCAGCCCCCAGGAGAAACACGCCGTCCTCAGGCAGCAGGTGGTGTCATGGTGGAGCACCAACAAGAGATGA